A region of Sparus aurata chromosome 8, fSpaAur1.1, whole genome shotgun sequence DNA encodes the following proteins:
- the LOC115587028 gene encoding TBC1 domain family member 15-like isoform X3, with protein MAADSVMKVLFEHEGVFIHPGSEDEGSEQDLLISGSLRIVDKDAEIMVEYRPVDDAVDPSNMLCAGKDSSSVMEWDQCSGEKSQQLLETQLSYETEWDMINAVSFRKKPCTNGESSLNHSHERSRWALTFSVSDLRSITVKEEGWTFLVFRLKESSASLPALHFHQGGSTEFLDSLRRFALLSEAPDDETCLLVSTPNKALSQSFENLLDDNNFGLVHKFRKDPYVTTLGGFSKVTNYIYDAFRGTEEQHQRPPEEVADLLGEVIPGLEINQQEEPGFEVITRIDLGARPQVTRREPLSPDDWTKHQDPEGRMSDVTHLKQVIFKGGLCHAVRKEAWKFLLGYFPWESTMEERKVLQRSKTDEYFRMKLQWKSVSEEQERRNSRLRDYRSLIEKDVNRTDRTNRFYEGIDNPGLVLLHDILMTYCMYDFDLGYVQGMSDLLSPILFVMENEVDAFWCFVSFMDQMHHNFEEQMQGMKTQLIQLSTLLRLLDLSFWNYLESQDSGYLYFCFRWLLIRFKRELSFQDVLRLWEVMWTGLPCQNFHLLVCCAILDSEKQKIMEENYGFNEILKHINELSMKLDIEEILQKAEGISLQIRSCKEMPHSISVILGFDTQDCGSDLTDSGSPPPPRPTQRPDACSNGHLRETSSHNSCKVAFIS; from the exons ATGGCGGCGGACTCTGTGATGAAG GTTCTGTTTGAACATGAAGGAGTTTTCATTCATCCTGGCAGCGAGGACGAAGGCAGCGAGCAGGATTTACTTATTTCTGGCTCACTTCGGATTGTTGACAAG GATGCTGAAATCATGGTGGAGTACAGACCTGTGGACGACGCTGTGGACCCGTCAAACATGCTGTGTGCTGGGAAG gacTCCAGCTCAGTGATGGAGTGGGACCAATGTTCAGGTGAGAAGTCGCAGCAGCTGTTAGAAACCCAGCTGAGCTATGAGACGGAGTGGGACATGATCAATGCCGTGTCCTTCAGGAAGAAACCCTGCACCAATGGAGAGA GCTCTCTGAACCACAGCCATGAGCGGAGCAGGTGGGCGTTGACCTTCAGTGTCAGTGACCTGAGGTCCATCACAGTGAAGGAAGAAGGTTGGACCTTCCTGGTCTTCAGACTGAAGGAGTCATCAGCGTCCCTGCCTGCGCTTCACTTCCACCAGGGAGGCAGCACCGAGTTCTTGGACAGCCTGAGGAGATTCGCTCTGCTCAGCGA GGCTCCAGACGATGAGACGTGTCTGTTGGTCAGCACACCGAACAAAGCTCTGTCTCAGTCCTTCGAGAACCTTCTGGATGACAACAACTTTGGCCTCGTCCAT AAGTTCCGAAAAGACCCGTACGTCACCACTCTGGGCGGCTTCTCCAAAGTCACCAACTACATCTATGATGCTTTCCGGGGGACGGAGGAGCAGCACCAGCGCCCACCGGAGGAGGTGGCCGACCTGCTGGGTGAAGTCATCCCAGGACTGGAGATCAACCAGCAGGAGGAGCCCGGCTTCGAGGTCATCACCAGG ATCGACCTGGGAGCGAGGCCTCAGGTGACGAGGAGGGAGCCGCTGTCCCCAGACGACTGGACCAAACATCAGGATCCAGAGGGGAGGATGAGCGACGTCACACACCTGAAACAAGTCATCTTTAAAGGG GGACTGTGTCACGCTGTGAGGAAAGAGGCCTGGAAGTTCCTGCTGGGATACTTCCCGTGGGAGAGCACGATGGAGGAGCGAAAAGTCCTGCAGAGATCCAAAAC TGATGAGTACTTCAGGATGAAGCTGCAGTGGAAGTCTGTCAGTGAGGAACAAGAGAGGAGAAACTCCCGGCTGAGAGACTACAGGAGTCTGATCG AGAAAGATGTGAACCGAACAGACAGAACTAACAGGTTCTACGAAGGCATCGACAACCCGGGCCTGGTCCTGCTGCACGACATCCTGATGACCTACTGCATGTACGACTTCGACCTGG gttaCGTTCAGGGGATGAGCGACCTGCTGTCTCCCATCCTCTTCGTGATGGAGAACGAGGTGGATGCTTTCTGGTGTTTTGTGTCCTTCATGGATCAGATG catcATAACTTTGAGGAGCAGATGCAGGGGATGAAGACTCAGCTCATCCAGCTCAGCACGCTGCTCAGACTGCTCGACTTGTCCTTCTGGAACTACCTCG AGTCTCAGGACTCAGGTTATCTGTACTTCTGTTTCCGCTGGTTACTGATCAGATTTAAGAGGGAGCTCAGCTTCCAGGACGTCCTGCGACTCTGGGAG GTGATGTGGACAGGTCTCCCCTGTCAGAACTTCCACCTGCTGGTCTGCTGTGCCATCCTTGACTCAGAGAAACAGAAGATCATGGAGGAGAACTACGGCTTCAATGAAATCCTCAAG CACATTAACGAGCTCTCCATGAAGCTGGACATCGAGGAGATCCTTCAGAAGGCGGAGGGCATCAGTCTGCAGATCCGGAGCTGTAAG GAAATGCCTCATTCCATCAGCGTCATCCTGGGCTTCGACACACAGGATTGTGGTTCTGACCTGACAGACTCTggctctcctccccctcccagACCGACCCAGCGGCCTGACGCCTGCTCCAACGGACACTTGAGAGAAACCAGCTCTCACAACAGCTGCAAAGTGGCCTTCATATCGTAG
- the LOC115587028 gene encoding TBC1 domain family member 15-like isoform X2 translates to MAADSVMKVLFEHEGVFIHPGSEDEGSEQDLLISGSLRIVDKDAEIMVEYRPVDDAVDPSNMLCAGKDSSSVMEWDQCSGEKSQQLLETQLSYETEWDMINAVSFRKKPCTNGESSLNHSHERSRWALTFSVSDLRSITVKEEGWTFLVFRLKESSASLPALHFHQGGSTEFLDSLRRFALLSEAPDDETCLLVSTPNKALSQSFENLLDDNNFGLVHQKFRKDPYVTTLGGFSKVTNYIYDAFRGTEEQHQRPPEEVADLLGEVIPGLEINQQEEPGFEVITRIDLGARPQVTRREPLSPDDWTKHQDPEGRMSDVTHLKQVIFKGGLCHAVRKEAWKFLLGYFPWESTMEERKVLQRSKTDEYFRMKLQWKSVSEEQERRNSRLRDYRSLIEKDVNRTDRTNRFYEGIDNPGLVLLHDILMTYCMYDFDLGYVQGMSDLLSPILFVMENEVDAFWCFVSFMDQMHHNFEEQMQGMKTQLIQLSTLLRLLDLSFWNYLESQDSGYLYFCFRWLLIRFKRELSFQDVLRLWEVMWTGLPCQNFHLLVCCAILDSEKQKIMEENYGFNEILKHINELSMKLDIEEILQKAEGISLQIRSCKEMPHSISVILGFDTQDCGSDLTDSGSPPPPRPTQRPDACSNGHLRETSSHNSCKVAFIS, encoded by the exons ATGGCGGCGGACTCTGTGATGAAG GTTCTGTTTGAACATGAAGGAGTTTTCATTCATCCTGGCAGCGAGGACGAAGGCAGCGAGCAGGATTTACTTATTTCTGGCTCACTTCGGATTGTTGACAAG GATGCTGAAATCATGGTGGAGTACAGACCTGTGGACGACGCTGTGGACCCGTCAAACATGCTGTGTGCTGGGAAG gacTCCAGCTCAGTGATGGAGTGGGACCAATGTTCAGGTGAGAAGTCGCAGCAGCTGTTAGAAACCCAGCTGAGCTATGAGACGGAGTGGGACATGATCAATGCCGTGTCCTTCAGGAAGAAACCCTGCACCAATGGAGAGA GCTCTCTGAACCACAGCCATGAGCGGAGCAGGTGGGCGTTGACCTTCAGTGTCAGTGACCTGAGGTCCATCACAGTGAAGGAAGAAGGTTGGACCTTCCTGGTCTTCAGACTGAAGGAGTCATCAGCGTCCCTGCCTGCGCTTCACTTCCACCAGGGAGGCAGCACCGAGTTCTTGGACAGCCTGAGGAGATTCGCTCTGCTCAGCGA GGCTCCAGACGATGAGACGTGTCTGTTGGTCAGCACACCGAACAAAGCTCTGTCTCAGTCCTTCGAGAACCTTCTGGATGACAACAACTTTGGCCTCGTCCAT CAGAAGTTCCGAAAAGACCCGTACGTCACCACTCTGGGCGGCTTCTCCAAAGTCACCAACTACATCTATGATGCTTTCCGGGGGACGGAGGAGCAGCACCAGCGCCCACCGGAGGAGGTGGCCGACCTGCTGGGTGAAGTCATCCCAGGACTGGAGATCAACCAGCAGGAGGAGCCCGGCTTCGAGGTCATCACCAGG ATCGACCTGGGAGCGAGGCCTCAGGTGACGAGGAGGGAGCCGCTGTCCCCAGACGACTGGACCAAACATCAGGATCCAGAGGGGAGGATGAGCGACGTCACACACCTGAAACAAGTCATCTTTAAAGGG GGACTGTGTCACGCTGTGAGGAAAGAGGCCTGGAAGTTCCTGCTGGGATACTTCCCGTGGGAGAGCACGATGGAGGAGCGAAAAGTCCTGCAGAGATCCAAAAC TGATGAGTACTTCAGGATGAAGCTGCAGTGGAAGTCTGTCAGTGAGGAACAAGAGAGGAGAAACTCCCGGCTGAGAGACTACAGGAGTCTGATCG AGAAAGATGTGAACCGAACAGACAGAACTAACAGGTTCTACGAAGGCATCGACAACCCGGGCCTGGTCCTGCTGCACGACATCCTGATGACCTACTGCATGTACGACTTCGACCTGG gttaCGTTCAGGGGATGAGCGACCTGCTGTCTCCCATCCTCTTCGTGATGGAGAACGAGGTGGATGCTTTCTGGTGTTTTGTGTCCTTCATGGATCAGATG catcATAACTTTGAGGAGCAGATGCAGGGGATGAAGACTCAGCTCATCCAGCTCAGCACGCTGCTCAGACTGCTCGACTTGTCCTTCTGGAACTACCTCG AGTCTCAGGACTCAGGTTATCTGTACTTCTGTTTCCGCTGGTTACTGATCAGATTTAAGAGGGAGCTCAGCTTCCAGGACGTCCTGCGACTCTGGGAG GTGATGTGGACAGGTCTCCCCTGTCAGAACTTCCACCTGCTGGTCTGCTGTGCCATCCTTGACTCAGAGAAACAGAAGATCATGGAGGAGAACTACGGCTTCAATGAAATCCTCAAG CACATTAACGAGCTCTCCATGAAGCTGGACATCGAGGAGATCCTTCAGAAGGCGGAGGGCATCAGTCTGCAGATCCGGAGCTGTAAG GAAATGCCTCATTCCATCAGCGTCATCCTGGGCTTCGACACACAGGATTGTGGTTCTGACCTGACAGACTCTggctctcctccccctcccagACCGACCCAGCGGCCTGACGCCTGCTCCAACGGACACTTGAGAGAAACCAGCTCTCACAACAGCTGCAAAGTGGCCTTCATATCGTAG
- the LOC115587028 gene encoding TBC1 domain family member 15-like isoform X1 translates to MAADSVMKVLFEHEGVFIHPGSEDEGSEQDLLISGSLRIVDKDAEIMVEYRPVDDAVDPSNMLCAGKDSSSVMEWDQCSGEKSQQLLETQLSYETEWDMINAVSFRKKPCTNGESSLNHSHERSRWALTFSVSDLRSITVKEEGWTFLVFRLKESSASLPALHFHQGGSTEFLDSLRRFALLSEAPDDETCLLVSTPNKALSQSFENLLDDNNFGLVHKNIRLQQKFRKDPYVTTLGGFSKVTNYIYDAFRGTEEQHQRPPEEVADLLGEVIPGLEINQQEEPGFEVITRIDLGARPQVTRREPLSPDDWTKHQDPEGRMSDVTHLKQVIFKGGLCHAVRKEAWKFLLGYFPWESTMEERKVLQRSKTDEYFRMKLQWKSVSEEQERRNSRLRDYRSLIEKDVNRTDRTNRFYEGIDNPGLVLLHDILMTYCMYDFDLGYVQGMSDLLSPILFVMENEVDAFWCFVSFMDQMHHNFEEQMQGMKTQLIQLSTLLRLLDLSFWNYLESQDSGYLYFCFRWLLIRFKRELSFQDVLRLWEVMWTGLPCQNFHLLVCCAILDSEKQKIMEENYGFNEILKHINELSMKLDIEEILQKAEGISLQIRSCKEMPHSISVILGFDTQDCGSDLTDSGSPPPPRPTQRPDACSNGHLRETSSHNSCKVAFIS, encoded by the exons ATGGCGGCGGACTCTGTGATGAAG GTTCTGTTTGAACATGAAGGAGTTTTCATTCATCCTGGCAGCGAGGACGAAGGCAGCGAGCAGGATTTACTTATTTCTGGCTCACTTCGGATTGTTGACAAG GATGCTGAAATCATGGTGGAGTACAGACCTGTGGACGACGCTGTGGACCCGTCAAACATGCTGTGTGCTGGGAAG gacTCCAGCTCAGTGATGGAGTGGGACCAATGTTCAGGTGAGAAGTCGCAGCAGCTGTTAGAAACCCAGCTGAGCTATGAGACGGAGTGGGACATGATCAATGCCGTGTCCTTCAGGAAGAAACCCTGCACCAATGGAGAGA GCTCTCTGAACCACAGCCATGAGCGGAGCAGGTGGGCGTTGACCTTCAGTGTCAGTGACCTGAGGTCCATCACAGTGAAGGAAGAAGGTTGGACCTTCCTGGTCTTCAGACTGAAGGAGTCATCAGCGTCCCTGCCTGCGCTTCACTTCCACCAGGGAGGCAGCACCGAGTTCTTGGACAGCCTGAGGAGATTCGCTCTGCTCAGCGA GGCTCCAGACGATGAGACGTGTCTGTTGGTCAGCACACCGAACAAAGCTCTGTCTCAGTCCTTCGAGAACCTTCTGGATGACAACAACTTTGGCCTCGTCCAT aAAAACATTCGTCTCCAGCAGAAGTTCCGAAAAGACCCGTACGTCACCACTCTGGGCGGCTTCTCCAAAGTCACCAACTACATCTATGATGCTTTCCGGGGGACGGAGGAGCAGCACCAGCGCCCACCGGAGGAGGTGGCCGACCTGCTGGGTGAAGTCATCCCAGGACTGGAGATCAACCAGCAGGAGGAGCCCGGCTTCGAGGTCATCACCAGG ATCGACCTGGGAGCGAGGCCTCAGGTGACGAGGAGGGAGCCGCTGTCCCCAGACGACTGGACCAAACATCAGGATCCAGAGGGGAGGATGAGCGACGTCACACACCTGAAACAAGTCATCTTTAAAGGG GGACTGTGTCACGCTGTGAGGAAAGAGGCCTGGAAGTTCCTGCTGGGATACTTCCCGTGGGAGAGCACGATGGAGGAGCGAAAAGTCCTGCAGAGATCCAAAAC TGATGAGTACTTCAGGATGAAGCTGCAGTGGAAGTCTGTCAGTGAGGAACAAGAGAGGAGAAACTCCCGGCTGAGAGACTACAGGAGTCTGATCG AGAAAGATGTGAACCGAACAGACAGAACTAACAGGTTCTACGAAGGCATCGACAACCCGGGCCTGGTCCTGCTGCACGACATCCTGATGACCTACTGCATGTACGACTTCGACCTGG gttaCGTTCAGGGGATGAGCGACCTGCTGTCTCCCATCCTCTTCGTGATGGAGAACGAGGTGGATGCTTTCTGGTGTTTTGTGTCCTTCATGGATCAGATG catcATAACTTTGAGGAGCAGATGCAGGGGATGAAGACTCAGCTCATCCAGCTCAGCACGCTGCTCAGACTGCTCGACTTGTCCTTCTGGAACTACCTCG AGTCTCAGGACTCAGGTTATCTGTACTTCTGTTTCCGCTGGTTACTGATCAGATTTAAGAGGGAGCTCAGCTTCCAGGACGTCCTGCGACTCTGGGAG GTGATGTGGACAGGTCTCCCCTGTCAGAACTTCCACCTGCTGGTCTGCTGTGCCATCCTTGACTCAGAGAAACAGAAGATCATGGAGGAGAACTACGGCTTCAATGAAATCCTCAAG CACATTAACGAGCTCTCCATGAAGCTGGACATCGAGGAGATCCTTCAGAAGGCGGAGGGCATCAGTCTGCAGATCCGGAGCTGTAAG GAAATGCCTCATTCCATCAGCGTCATCCTGGGCTTCGACACACAGGATTGTGGTTCTGACCTGACAGACTCTggctctcctccccctcccagACCGACCCAGCGGCCTGACGCCTGCTCCAACGGACACTTGAGAGAAACCAGCTCTCACAACAGCTGCAAAGTGGCCTTCATATCGTAG